ACGACGGCGTACACGTCCTCCACTACGGCATGGACTTCCCGTCTGTCGACTGGGAACAGTCCGAGCGCGATCACATCAGGACGGTATGCAACACGTACGCACCTTCGATGAACGCTGCCCGCGGCTGGGGAGACAGCGAAGGCCTCGTGGTGTTCGAGCACACCATCCCGAACAACCTCCCGATGATCGTGCGTCAGACCAAAGGGCGGTCTCCGTACGGCAAGTGGGTACCGTTCTTCAGTCATCGCACGGCGCCGCAGGAGCTGATGAAGTCGCTGGCGGACTACCGGCCGGACTTTGACCGGCAGCGCCGACTCCGGGCCATCCGGCAGCCGCGTCTGGCTGCAGCGAGCCATCTCCAGACGATGGAGCGGCCGGAACTGGCGCGGATCATCGACGTCCTCGCCCATGTCGCCGGAAGGCGGCGCAACCCGGCCCAGCTGGCGGCAGCCCTGGGCATCTCTATCCCAGCTGCCATGGAGATCACCCTGCTGGCGCAGCATCTGGGTCTGCTGGACGAGCAGACGCGACTGACGGACGCTGGTTGGCAAGAGCTACGCAAAGCGAAGGCCAGGCCCCGGCGAGTCGCCAGCGGATTGCAGGGCAGCACCGAGCCCTACTATCCTCGCCAACTGAAGGGGAGTCGGTGACGCCTAGAGCGATCGGCGAGGTTCTCGTCGAGGCAACGGCCCACTCGTTGTGGGTCAGGCCGTAGCTATGAGTTGCGGCTGTGAGCAAACTGGCGATCGCATGGGACTTGGAACGCGCCAGCGCCTACGTGAGCCTGGTGGCCCGTCCCAAGGCCCTAGCGGGATACGACCAAAGGTAGGCCGTCATCGACTCCCCCCACGCCTACCGAAGGCAGGGCCTGGACAAGCAGATCGATGCTCAGGTTCTGGACGAGGCCCTGACACAGATCCGGCGGGCCGAAGGCTACTCAGTCACACCGATTCTGACCCTGCGGCATCTGGCGCATCTGACAGGCGCGGACTACCTGTACCTGCGTAGCATCGTGCAGCGGCAGATCGACCCCTATACCGTGTTCTCACGGCCAAAGCGCGAGCCGGGCAAGGTCCGAACCATCGCGTCGCCAGGTCCCGTGCTGATGGATATCCAGCGGTGGCTACTCTCCAACCTTTTCGAGCGCGTCCGCCCCCATCGGGCCAGTTACGCCTACCAGCCGGGACGCTCTGCTGTCCAATGCGCGAAGCGACACCTGGGCGCCACCTGGCTTTTGAAGTTCGACCTCCACGACTTCTTCCACTCTGTCGACGAGCGGGCGGCGTACCGCGTTCTACAGACCGTGGGGTACAACAAACTGATCTCCTTCGAGATCGCGCGGATGTGCACCCGGCTCCCCGATGGGGAGGCGCGAGCCTTCACCAGGTTCAATTACCCGACCATCGACTCCTATCCCGGACGGGCTCCCGGCTTCCTGCCGCAGGGTGCCCCGACGAGCGGCGCCATCGCGAACCTGGCCGCCCACGCGCTGGACGACCGGCTGTGGGAGGTAGCCGATCGGTACGACCTGGTCTACACCCGCTACGCGGACGACATGACGTTCTCAACACTGGGCCACCTGGACCGCGTCACCGTAACCCACTGCATTGCGGACATCACCAAAGCGGTGCACCAGTCGCACTTCAGGGTGCACCGCAAGAAGACCCGCATCATCCCGCCCGGTGCCCGAAAGGTTGTCCTAGGGCTGCTCGTGGATGGCGACAGGCTACGGATCCCCGTGCCGGTACGCCAACGGCTGGAAGCCCACATTCGGGGCGCTGCCACCTTTGGGCTTGCTCCGCACGTCGAACATGCCCGCTACAGCTCGCTCGGCGGCTTCGTCCGCCACGTCGACGGCCTGCTGCGGTACGCGCAAGGAGTCGACCGTGCCTGGGCAGGTCCGCTGACCGAGCGATGGGAGACGGTCCTGAAAGCAGAGGGCGTCACCGCGCTCGACCGCGAGCTCTGGTAGCGCCTGAGGCTTCACGACGGCCGAACAGCCCTACCGGATACGCTCACCAACAACGACTCACAAGATCGCGTTACGGGCTCTAAGCACCATCTCACCGCTGCCCAGAGCGGTTGCGAGGTCCCGGCGCAGCCCTTCTGGGAGTACCCCAGAGCCGAGCGCGCAGCTCCGAAGCAAGTCCTCGCAGTCCTGCCACTGGGTGTCCTTGGCGAGCGCGTCGAACAGAGGGTGGGCCAGGACCTCGCGGGCCGCATACCCGTTGCGCGCTTCCACTGTTCGCCGACACAGATCGTCGAAGAGAAGGCGGGCACCAGGGTTTTTGGCTGATCCGGCGGCGTCCAGGACGGTGAGTCCGAGACGGACGTCGAAGACGGTCATACCCGCGTTCGCCTCGTGGCTCAGGAAGGTGTTCGTCAACGACGCCAAGGAGTCGTCGACTGGTTGGCCTGCGTCGCGGCGGCACAGCGTCGTTAGGCAGGCAGTGACGGCCTGTTCCCACGGCTCCCCCGGTGCTGTAGAGGCCAGGAGCTCGTGAGCAGGGCCGGTCTGGCCAGAGGTGAGAGCCGCGATGACGGCGACTTGGCGCCCGTCCAGCATCCTGGTGCCCACACCCCGGTGTTGTTCGATGTGGGCCAGCGCCTCGGACCATCGCCCTGTGGTGGTGAGGCTGCGTGTGCCGTCAGCCAGGACGACGCGCCATAGCCATGCTCGTACTTCTCGTCGGTCGCCCTCGGTGCAGATAAGGTCGGCCGGCACGGTGATGCCCTCGAAGGAGACTGCGTCGGCGGCGCCGACAGCCTCGTACAGGTCCAGCAGCCGCTGACGGCCTTCATCGGTTCGGCCGGCGCGGATCTGCAAGCGGGCGAGGTTGACCAGGGGCTCCAGCGCGCGGATGGCAGCCATGGCGGGGAGCGGGCAGGCATTCAGGTAGGCCGCCGCGTGCCGGTGGCACATCGCTCGGGCGAGATCAGGAAGGCCGAGGTCGGAGGCGATGAGCGCCGTCTGGTTGAAAACGGTGGAGGCCAGTCCCTGGTCGCTCCGCTCAACGGCTCTTGCGGCCAGCTCGGTCACGGACCGTACCCGGTCGGGCAGCGGCAGGCAGGCGGGCCGAAATCGGGCGACAAGCGGGAAACGCCTTGCTATCGGGCCGTGCGGGTCCATGGGTCCCCCTGGGGGTGACGGTGTTGGTCGGGACCGGTGGAGCCCGTGGGCGTTACCCACGGGCTCCACCCCCTTCACGTCCGGGCTGGCGTCACCGCCAGTCGACGACGATGCGGTTCAGCGGAGTGTCGAGGGAGAAGAGGCCGGGCTGCTGCTCGATCGCGGGTGCGTCGAGACGCTGGATGCCGAAGGACGCTTCGCGTCCCCGGTAGTTGCGGTCCCAGCTGCGGATCGCCTCGGCGACCTTCGCAGCCAGTTCGTCGCCGCCGGGCCCGTGGCCGATGACGCCGAACTCCCAGAGCTTGCCGCCCTCGGGGGTCTTCTCCTCCGACAGGCGGCGGGCGAGGTACGTGACGGCACCCTTGTCGACGGCCGCGGTGGAGGACGGGTAGGGGTCCTCGGTGAGCAGCGTGCCCTTGGCATCCTGCGGGAACAGCATCCGGATCAGACCGCTGGGCAAGGAGCAGGAGACGAACAGCTCCATCCACTCCGGCGACTCCATGGCGCGGACCGTCATGCCGGTCCACTCCTCGGTGCGCGGCTGCTCCAGCACACCGGCCAGTGCCTCGGCGTCGATGGGCTGCCCGGCGGGGGCCTGGAGCCGTACGGAGCCGTCCGTGCTGAGCGGGATGACGCGGCGGTCGTCATCGGCGATTCCGCGTCGTAGCGGCATGAAGGTGTTCATCTTGCTGCCGACGCTCGTCCAACGGCCGTCGCGCTGCTCGTAGGCGATGGAGCGGGACACACTGCCCTTGAGACGCTGGGGAACGACGAGCCGTCCGCCGGGCGCGAGTTGGTCGAGCCAGGCGTGGGGGACGCCGTGCGCGCCGACGGTAGCGATGATCCGGTCGTACGGGGCGCCCTCGGCATGGCCGACGGCGCCATCCCGGGTCAGTGCCTCCACGTTGGAGAACCCCGCCGCGGCGAGGTGTGCGCGGGCTCCTTCCACGAGGTCCTCGTCGACGTCGATCGTGGTCACATGTCCAGCCTCGCCGACCAGGTGGGCGAGCAGGGCGGCGTTGTAGCCGGTGCCGGCGCCGAGTTCGAGGATGCG
The Streptomyces sp. NBC_01485 genome window above contains:
- a CDS encoding phosphoribosyltransferase-like protein, whose protein sequence is MTHPPSAGGQQLRPSQTAQGGAWLSNFRPDDAPAAQQLIDSLHFFSSTTFRQGLTKHLHSVLTHTVPAERPAALYSVHSSDTSGTMFTGCLEPLVPSAGGSELIVQNIVRATEREFDNTVVSKQTTSLELLKDRRVRRLVFLSDYAGSGDEAINYARTWLRNPTIRSWRSLKLVQLHLVLFAASTTALKRLEAGSWYDGVHVLHYGMDFPSVDWEQSERDHIRTVCNTYAPSMNAARGWGDSEGLVVFEHTIPNNLPMIVRQTKGRSPYGKWVPFFSHRTAPQELMKSLADYRPDFDRQRRLRAIRQPRLAAASHLQTMERPELARIIDVLAHVAGRRRNPAQLAAALGISIPAAMEITLLAQHLGLLDEQTRLTDAGWQELRKAKARPRRVASGLQGSTEPYYPRQLKGSR
- a CDS encoding reverse transcriptase family protein, with amino-acid sequence MQRQIDPYTVFSRPKREPGKVRTIASPGPVLMDIQRWLLSNLFERVRPHRASYAYQPGRSAVQCAKRHLGATWLLKFDLHDFFHSVDERAAYRVLQTVGYNKLISFEIARMCTRLPDGEARAFTRFNYPTIDSYPGRAPGFLPQGAPTSGAIANLAAHALDDRLWEVADRYDLVYTRYADDMTFSTLGHLDRVTVTHCIADITKAVHQSHFRVHRKKTRIIPPGARKVVLGLLVDGDRLRIPVPVRQRLEAHIRGAATFGLAPHVEHARYSSLGGFVRHVDGLLRYAQGVDRAWAGPLTERWETVLKAEGVTALDRELW